In Xiphophorus hellerii strain 12219 chromosome 13, Xiphophorus_hellerii-4.1, whole genome shotgun sequence, the following proteins share a genomic window:
- the LOC116731348 gene encoding CD209 antigen-like protein E produces MKPLPPPPRLPPLLFSSTGSFSSTRLKLEEDGQIFSLKAAAETLACVSMMRRPQRCREGENPSRTCKLPAGGVVLLVLVGLLAAAVIIIYRLSFDKIRTNQILQTLKEENEALRRNLSDIKPGSTTFTNACPTCPPPPAVKNLTCLKCEAGWEQHGGNCYYFNTKRSSWTESRDSCVDLGSDLVKVDSREEQLFLQSRLRGLMVEDDDKFWIGLTDSVEEGRWFWVDGSPLDESLSFWSQNEPDDWKGENPAGEDCVRMGERGGSHDLTCWFDKSCNVSLKSICEKPAAPGRPCV; encoded by the exons atgaagcctcttcctcctcctcctcgtcttcctcctctaCTTTTCAGCTCAACAGGAAGTTTCTCCAGCACAAGGCTGAAACTAGAAGAAGACGGACAGATCTTCAGTCTGAAAG CGGCTGCAGAAACTCTGGCCTGTGTCTCCATGATGAGACGCCCTCAGCGCTGCAGAGAAG GTGAAAACCCAAGCAGAACCTGCAAGCTGCCAGCAGGGGGAGtagttctgctggttctggtcggtctgctggctgctgctgtCATCATCATCTACAGACTCT CTTTTGATAAAATACGAACCAATCAGATTCTCCAAACCCTGAAAGAGGAGAATGAAGCTCTGAGGAGAAATCTGTCAG atataaaaccTGGAAGTACAACTTTTACAAACGCATGTCCAACATGTCCTCCACCTCCTGCAGTAAAAA ATCTGACATGTCTGAAGTGTGAAGCAGGATGGGAGCAACATGGAGGAAactgttattattttaacacCAAGAGATCCTCCTGGACTGAGAGCCGAGATTCCTGCGTTGATCTGGGATCAGACCTGGTGAAGGtcgacagcagagaggagcag TTGTTCCTGCAGAGCAGACTGAGAGGCTTGATGGTGGAAGATGATGACAAGTTCTGGATCGGACTGACGGACTCGGTGGAAGAAGGCAGATGGTTCTGGGTGGACGGATCTCCTCTGGATGAAAG TTTGAGCTTTTGGAGTCAGAATGAGCCTGATGACTGGAAAGGTGAGAATCCAGCTGGAGAAGACTGTGTGAGGatgggagagagaggaggaagtcATGATCTGACATGTTGGTTTGATAAATCCTGTAATGTTTCTCTTAAAAGTATCTGTGAGAAACCAGCAGCACCAGGTCGTCCCTGTGTCTGA
- the LOC116731349 gene encoding C-type lectin domain family 4 member A-like translates to MTEADVTYADVKFTTPRSRGNVAAENSTYSEVKISNKRQPVCSNCSANIQQSGSSRRSKVTPERLVLLGLVVLLAAALIALGVTFVQTNQNLQTLKEEKETLKETLSDIKPGSKSSTTACPTCPTSPTCPKPPTCPTCPPPPPTPAVKRETRLKCEAGWEKHGGNCYYFSTTKSSWINSRRSCVDHGSDLVKIDSREEQKFLEIRLRVLMVEDDDKFWIGLTDSVEEGRWFWVDGSPLDESLSFWSQNEPDDWKGENPAGEDCVRMGERGGSHDLTCWFDKACNVSHKSICEKPAAPGRPCV, encoded by the exons ATGACTGAAGCTGATGTAACGTACGCTGACGTGAAGTTCACAACGCCGCGGTCCAGAG GTAATGTTGCAGCAGAGAACAGCACCTACTCTGAGGTGAAGATCTCTAACAAACGGCAACCAG TCTGTTCAAACTGCTCAGCAAACATCCAACAGTCTGGGTCCAgcaggaggtcaaaggtcaccccAGAGcgtctggttctgctgggtctCGTTGTTCTGTTGGCAGCGGCTCTCATCGCTCTTGGTGTCACCT TCGTTCAGACCAATCAGAATCTCCAGACCctgaaagaagagaaagaaactCTGAAGGAAACTCTTTCAG ATATAAAACCTGGGAGTAAAAGTTCTACAACGGcatgtccaacatgtccaacaagtccaacatgtccaaaacctccaacatgtccaacatgtcctccacctcctccaacTCCAGCAGTAAAAA GGGAAACACGTCTGAAGTGTGAAGCAGGATGggagaaacatggaggaaactgTTATTATTTCTCCACCACTAAATCCTCCTGGATTAACAGCAGACGTTCCTGCGTTGATCATGGATCAGACCTGGTGAAGAtcgacagcagagaggagcag AAGTTCCTGGAGATCAGACTGAGAGTCTTGATGGTGGAAGATGATGACAAGTTCTGGATCGGACTGACGGACTCGGTGGAAGAAGGCAGATGGTTCTGGGTGGACGGATCTCCTCTGGATGAAAG TTTGAGCTTTTGGAGTCAGAATGAGCCTGATGACTGGAAAGGTGAGAATCCAGCTGGAGAAGACTGTGTGAGGatgggagagagaggaggaagtcATGATCTGACATGTTGGTTTGATAAAGCCTGTAATGTTTCTCATAAAAGTATCTGTGAGAAACCAGCAGCACCAGGTCGTCCCTGTGTCTGA
- the LOC116731352 gene encoding hepatic lectin-like isoform X3, whose protein sequence is MMMSVAVNQEEGDEEAAARGENPSRTCKLPAGGVVLLVLVGLLAAAVITYKLSFDKIRTNQTIQTLKEENEALRKNISDERCVKKRPEWEKYRGSLYYFSTNKSSWNDSRRSCADLGSDLVKIDSREEQMFLEIRVRDLMENDREKFWIGLTDSVEEGKWFWVDGSPLNKSLSFWLPWEPDDMKAENPAGEDCGGMGKKGGADDLICWYDQFCDLHRRSICEKPTNLSTTELHFFSKSNYYHPL, encoded by the exons GTGAAAACCCAAGCAGAACCTGCAAGCTGCCAGCAGGGGGAGtagttctgctggttctggtcggtctgctggctgctgctgtCATCACCTACAAACTCT CTTTTGATAAAATACGAACCAATCAAACCATCCAAACCCTGAAAGAGGAGAATGAAGCTCTGAGGAAAAATATCTCAG ATGAGAGATGTGTGAAGAAAAGACCAGAATGGGAGAAATATCGAGGAAGCCTTTATTATTTCTCCACCAATAAATCCTCCTGGAATGACAGCAGACGTTCCTGCGCTGATCTGGGATCAGACCTGGTGAAGAtcgacagcagagaggagcag ATGTTCCTGGAGATCAGGGTGAGAGATTTGATGGAAAACGATCGAGAGAAGTTCTGGATCGGACTGACGGACTCAGTGGAAGAAGGCAAATGGTTCTGGGTTGATGGATCACCTCTGAATAAAAG TTTAAGTTTTTGGTTGCCCTGGGAGCCTGATGACATGAAAGCAGAAAATCCAGCTGGAGAGGATTGTGGAGGGATGGGGAAGAAAGGAGGAGCTGATGATCTGATATGTTGGTATGACCAGTTCTGTGATCTTCATCGGAGAAGCATCTGTGAGAAACCAACAAACCTTTCTACAACTGAGCTTCATTTTTTCAGTAAATCAAATTATTACCATCCCTTGTGA
- the LOC116731352 gene encoding C-type lectin domain family 4 member E-like isoform X2 has translation MMMSVAVNQEEGDEEAAARGENPSRTCKLPAGGVVLLVLVGLLAAAVITYKLSFDKIRTNQTIQTLKEENEALRKNISEQQTCPPPTAVKDERCVKKRPEWEKYRGSLYYFSTNKSSWNDSRRSCADLGSDLVKIDSREEQMFLEIRVRDLMENDREKFWIGLTDSVEEGKWFWVDGSPLNKSLSFWLPWEPDDMKAENPAGEDCGGMGKKGGADDLICWYDQFCDLHRRSICEKPTNLSTTELHFFSKSNYYHPL, from the exons GTGAAAACCCAAGCAGAACCTGCAAGCTGCCAGCAGGGGGAGtagttctgctggttctggtcggtctgctggctgctgctgtCATCACCTACAAACTCT CTTTTGATAAAATACGAACCAATCAAACCATCCAAACCCTGAAAGAGGAGAATGAAGCTCTGAGGAAAAATATCTCAG AGCAGCAAACATGTCCTCCACCTACAGCAGTAAAAG ATGAGAGATGTGTGAAGAAAAGACCAGAATGGGAGAAATATCGAGGAAGCCTTTATTATTTCTCCACCAATAAATCCTCCTGGAATGACAGCAGACGTTCCTGCGCTGATCTGGGATCAGACCTGGTGAAGAtcgacagcagagaggagcag ATGTTCCTGGAGATCAGGGTGAGAGATTTGATGGAAAACGATCGAGAGAAGTTCTGGATCGGACTGACGGACTCAGTGGAAGAAGGCAAATGGTTCTGGGTTGATGGATCACCTCTGAATAAAAG TTTAAGTTTTTGGTTGCCCTGGGAGCCTGATGACATGAAAGCAGAAAATCCAGCTGGAGAGGATTGTGGAGGGATGGGGAAGAAAGGAGGAGCTGATGATCTGATATGTTGGTATGACCAGTTCTGTGATCTTCATCGGAGAAGCATCTGTGAGAAACCAACAAACCTTTCTACAACTGAGCTTCATTTTTTCAGTAAATCAAATTATTACCATCCCTTGTGA
- the LOC116731352 gene encoding C-type lectin domain family 4 member E-like isoform X1, whose amino-acid sequence MMMSVAVNQEEGDEEAAARGENPSRTCKLPAGGVVLLVLVGLLAAAVITYKLSFDKIRTNQTIQTLKEENEALRKNISELKYIEQQTCPPPTAVKDERCVKKRPEWEKYRGSLYYFSTNKSSWNDSRRSCADLGSDLVKIDSREEQMFLEIRVRDLMENDREKFWIGLTDSVEEGKWFWVDGSPLNKSLSFWLPWEPDDMKAENPAGEDCGGMGKKGGADDLICWYDQFCDLHRRSICEKPTNLSTTELHFFSKSNYYHPL is encoded by the exons GTGAAAACCCAAGCAGAACCTGCAAGCTGCCAGCAGGGGGAGtagttctgctggttctggtcggtctgctggctgctgctgtCATCACCTACAAACTCT CTTTTGATAAAATACGAACCAATCAAACCATCCAAACCCTGAAAGAGGAGAATGAAGCTCTGAGGAAAAATATCTCAG AACTAAAATACATAGAGCAGCAAACATGTCCTCCACCTACAGCAGTAAAAG ATGAGAGATGTGTGAAGAAAAGACCAGAATGGGAGAAATATCGAGGAAGCCTTTATTATTTCTCCACCAATAAATCCTCCTGGAATGACAGCAGACGTTCCTGCGCTGATCTGGGATCAGACCTGGTGAAGAtcgacagcagagaggagcag ATGTTCCTGGAGATCAGGGTGAGAGATTTGATGGAAAACGATCGAGAGAAGTTCTGGATCGGACTGACGGACTCAGTGGAAGAAGGCAAATGGTTCTGGGTTGATGGATCACCTCTGAATAAAAG TTTAAGTTTTTGGTTGCCCTGGGAGCCTGATGACATGAAAGCAGAAAATCCAGCTGGAGAGGATTGTGGAGGGATGGGGAAGAAAGGAGGAGCTGATGATCTGATATGTTGGTATGACCAGTTCTGTGATCTTCATCGGAGAAGCATCTGTGAGAAACCAACAAACCTTTCTACAACTGAGCTTCATTTTTTCAGTAAATCAAATTATTACCATCCCTTGTGA